Genomic segment of Myxococcus stipitatus:
CTCCCGGAGGCCGCGAGCGCTCGTCGCTGACGCGAAGCGCCACGCCCCGACGCGTGTGCGCCCGTTGGCGCGTCCGTTCCATCCACCAGGCAACGAAGCGTGCGCCCTCTCGGCGCTACGGACCTGTAGCGGTCTACCTTGACACCGAAGGGTCGTTTCTGGCACTCAGTGTCCTCCTCTGAGTAGCTTATATTCAATGGAACCGATGGACCTGTTGGACCCCGACGAGATTGCTCGGATTGAGCGCGAGAACGCGGGCGGTCTGCCCGCGAGCGCCATCCTGGAAATCTTTCGTCCCCGGGGCGTGCGTCTGTCGGAGGCGACCTTCCGCAAGTACGTCCAGGCGGGGTTGCTACCGAGAAGCCGCCGGGTCGGTCGTAAGGGGAAACACCAGGGGAGCTTGGGTCTCTATCCCGTGGAAGCAGTGCGCCGAATCAACGTCATCAAGCGGATGATGGCGGAGGGGCACACGCTGGAGGACATCAAGAAGTCCTTCGTGTTCCATCGCAACCACATCGACCAGGTGGAGCGGGACCTCGGGGGTCTATTGGATGGGCTGCAGGGCGAGTTGGGAGAGCGCGCCTTCGGGGGAGAGCACCGTCGTTCGCTCGAGGCGGAGTTGGCAACGCTGCGGCAAAGAGCGCAGGATCTGGTCCGGGACGTGGCCCGGCTGGGCAGCGCAGTCACCGCACGCGAAGACGAATCGATGAGTTCGCAATAAGATGCCGGCCCTGGAACCGGTGGACCCGGTTAGACTGGCCTCACGTGGAGGGGACATGTCGGAAGTGAAGCAAGTGGAGGAGGGCGGAGACCAGGCGCAAGAGGACCTGGCGCAGGAGCGCCGACGGTCCAAGACGATGTCGCGCAAGGAGATGGCGCGTGATTTGCGTCGTCGCCGTTTGACCGGGCAGGTGGACCCGGAAGAAGCGGACCTGCTCAAGCAGATGGATGACACGCGCCCGCGCACCCGTGCCGACTGCGTCAACGGCCCGCGCCCGTGCCAGTTCGTCTCCTGCAAGCACAACCTCTATCTGGATGTGAATCCGGAGACGGGGTCCATCAAGCTCAACTTCCCGGACAAGGAGATCTGGGAGCTCGAGCACACCTGCGCCCTGGACGTGGCGGAGAAGGGTGGAATCACGCTCGAGGAGGTGGGGGAGATCATGAACCTCACCCGCGAGCGCATCCGCCAGGTGGAGACGCGCGGGCTGATGAAGCTGCGCGAGGCCACCGAAGCCGAGCCCCCCGTCTCGGCCCGCAAGCCCTGAAGCGACCGGCGGCTTGCAGCCGCCGACATCGCGCCGACGTGTTGCGTTGACACCCCAGGGGGTGGTTGCTACTACCGCCGCTTCCCGCACACCGAGGCGCACACGTGCTGGCTCTCCTCAGCGTTTCCGATAAGCGAGGTCTGGTTCCCTTCGCCCAGGGGCTGGTTCACCTGGGCTTCCGCTTGCTGTCGACGGGAGGGACCTTGGAGGCGCTCAAGGGCGCCGGAATCCCCGCCACGCAGGTGTCCGAGCACACGAAGAGCCCCGAGATACTCGGCGGCCGCGTGAAGACGCTCCACCCCCGCATCCATGGCGGCATCCTGGGCCGCCTGGAGCTGGATGCGGACCGGGAGGAGATGAAGGCCCACGGCATCGAGCCCATCTCCCTGGTCGCGGTGAACCTCTACCCCTTCCGTCAGACGGTGTCCTCGGGCGCCGCGGAAGCGGAGGTCATCGAGCAGATTGATATCGGCGGGCCCGCGATGGTGCGCGCGTCCGCGAAGAACTTCCGCCACGTGGCCGTCGTCGTGGACCCGGACGACTACCCCGCGGTGCTCGCGGAGCTGGAGCAGCAGAAGGCGGTGGGCGAGTCCACGCGCCGCAAGCTGATGCGCAAGGCGTTCGCGCACACGGCGGCGTACGACGCGTCCATCTCCGCCTGGCTGTCCGCTCAAGCCGCGGAGCCCTTCCCTGGGGAGCTGTCGCTGTCGTTCCGCAAGGCGCAGGACCTGCGCTACGGCGAGAACCCGCACCAGCGCGGCGCCTTCTATCGCGAGCACTCGGCGCCCTCGGAGCCGACGGTGGGCTTCGCGAAGGTGCTGCAGGGCAAGGAGCTGTCGTACAACAACATCCTGGACCTGGATGCGGCGCTCGGGCTGGTGCTGGAGTTCCCGGAGCGGCCCACCGCGGTCATCATCAAGCACAACACGCCGTGTGGCGTGGCGGTGGATGACGCGCTGGTGAAGGCGTACCGCACGGCGCGGGCGGTGGATGAGATCTCCGCCTTCGGTGGCATCGTGGCGCTCAACCGCGAGGTGGACGAGTCCACCGCCCAGGCCATGGCGGAGACGTTCCTGGAGGCGGTCATCGCCCCGTCCTACTCGCCGGCGGCGCTCCAGGTGCTCGCGGCGAAGAAGAACCTGCGGCTGCTGGAGGCGGGGCCCGCCCTGGCGTCGCCGACGGCCCGGCCTCGGGCCCAGCTGGACGGGCGGAGCGTCTCCGGGGGGCTGCTGCTCATGGACCGCGACGCGGTGGAGCCGGAGCTCTCCTGGAAGGTGGTGTCAAAACGGTCCCCCACCCCGGACGAGGAGCGGGCCCTGCGGTTTGCATGGAAGGTGTGCAAGCACGTCAAGAGCAACGCCATCGTCTTCTCGTCGGGCAGCCAGCTCCTGGCGCAGGGCGGCGGACAGACGAACCGGGTGGACTCGGTCCGAATCGCGATGCAGCGCGGCGGAGAGGCCCTCAAGGGGAGCGCGGTGGCCTCGGACGCCTTCTTCCCCTTCCGGGACGGCCTGGACGAGGCGGCCCGGGCCGGGGCGACCTGCGTCATCCACCCCGGGGGCTCTGTCCGGGATGCGGAGGTCATCGCCGCCGCCGATGAACATGGGATGGCCATGGTGGTGACGGGAGTGCGACACTTCCGCCACTGAGTCATGCGCATCGTCTGCCAGAAATGCGCGGCGGCCTACGCCATCGATGATCGGCTGATCACGGCGAAGGGTGTCCGCGCGCAATGTCCCCGCTGCCGGAACCTGCAACTCGTCCGGCGCGATTCCTCGGCCGTTCCCTCAGGGGATGCGCCGGCCGCAGCGCCTCGTCCCGCGTCGTCCGCGCCTCCCGTGGCGGATGATCTCTTCGCGGAGCTGGGAGGGCCCGCCGCCGCGGCGCCCACGGAGGTCTCCTCCACCCATGGCCGAGCCGCGAAACCCGCCGCGGACCTGTTCGCGGACTTCGGTGCTCCGCCGCCCGCTGCGAGCGCGGACCCCTTCGCCTCCGTGGGGGATTCACCGTCGTCGGGCTCGGGGGATCCGCTGCTCGACTTTCTCGGCCCTGCACCGACGGCGCCTCCCGCTCCGGTCGCGCGCATGTCTCCGGGACCTGGCGCGGTGCCTGTCTCCGTGATGCCTCCCACCGCGGCCGCGCCCACGCCGTCGCGCGCGGCGGCTCCAGCGCCCGCGGCCGCCGCGCCGAAGTCGGCGACGATGGGCTGCCGCACGTGTGGCAAGTCGCTGTTGGACCCCTTCGACCAGGCGCTCGGCATCTGTGATGGATGCCGGCAGCGGGAGTCCGCGGGTGGGGCGGCCAAGGCGGCGGCCCCGACGCCGACTCCGGCGCCCGCCGCGTCGGCGGACTTCCTGCCTCCGCTCAGCGCTCCCGAGGAGGGAGCCGGGGAGTCGCTGGAGCTCGCGTCGCGCACGTCCCCCGCGCCCGCGCTCGCCTCCGAGCCGCGCAGCAATCCTCGCGTGGCGCCAGCGCGGGTCGCGAGTGGTGTGCGGTCGGGCTCCGCCGAGAAGCAAGGGGCGAGTGGCTCGTCCGGAGGACGCTGGGCGTTGGTGGGCGGCCTGGTGTTGCTGGTCGCCGGAAGCGGCGTGGCTGGCTTCTTCTACCTGAAGCATCAGGAGGAGCAGCGTCTGCGCGCCGCCGCGCCGCCGCCCGTCGCCGCGATTCCCGAAGCCGTGCAGCAGGTGCTGCCTCGGTGGAAGCTGAAGTACCTGATGCTGGAGGGCACGTCGCAGGAGCGGCTCTCCGAAGGGCAGGCGCAGCTCGCTCGGGACGAACGCTTCGCGTATGCCGAGGCGGAGGAGTCCTTCCAGCAGGCCCTGTTGCTGGACCCTCGCAGCGACGAGGCCATCAGTGGCTACACGCAGGCCCTGGCGCTGGGACGAGGCCCGGGACTGGATGACGCGTCGTTCGCGGAGGCAAGCAGCCTGGTCGAGGCCGCGGAGGTCCGCGCCGGACGCACGCCCGCGTTGCTCCTGGCTCACGCGAACCTGCTGCTGACGCGCTTCCGTCAGGAGGAGCCGCTCAAGCGCGCGAAGGAGCTGGCGGAGGAGTCGTTGGCGAACGCCCAGGCCACGGCCGCGCAGAAGGCCGAGGCGCACCTGGTGCTCGGCCGCGTGTACCTGTCGTCGTCCGGCGCGCTGGCGCATCAGCACTTCGACTCCGCGCAGAAGCTGGCGCCGGAGCTCAAGCGCATCCAGTACTACCGGGCGCTCGCGCACGAGTCGGCGGGTGAGTATCGGCTCGCGCTGGAGACGTTGCGCAAGCGGCTCGCGGCGGACCCGCGTGACTGGGACAGCCTCGCGACCACGTCGCGCATCTATCAGGAGGTCGGTGAGCCGGACGAGGCGCGCAAGCTGTACGAAGCGCGCGTGAAGGCCGACCCCGACGAGCTCCGGGCGCTGCTGCCGCTGGCGGTGCTGCGCTACCAGTCGGAGGGCACTCCGGCCGTGGGCGTGCGCGAGCTGCGCGCGTTGCTCAAGAGCCGTGAGCGCTATGGCCAGCGGGACGTCGCGGAGGTGCTGGTGCACCTGGCCGCCGCGGAGCGCGCGCTGGGCAACAACGACGCCGCGCTGAAGGCCGCGGAAGAGGCGCTCGGGTTGTCGGCGGACCTGCCCGAGGCCCACCTGCAGGTCTTCCTCGTCGCGCTGGAGCAGCGGGACGCGGCGAAGGCTCGCAAGCACTTGAGCGGCATCCAGGGTTGGCTGGGCGACCGCGCCTTGGAGGCGGTGCTCGAAGGCCGCGTGCTGCTGCTGGAGAAGAAGCCCGCGCAGGCGCTGGAGCGCTTCACGGAGGCGAGCACGCGCGACGACCGGCGCCTGGACGCGCAGCTGCTCGCGGGTGTCGCGGCCGCGGGAGCGAAGCGTCGCGAGGATGCGTTCCGGGTGTTGAACCAGGCGCTGCGCGCGGACCCGCTGAGGCTGGAGCCTCGGGCGCTGGTGACGCGCTTCTGGATGCGGCCCTCGGACACGGTTCGCGGGGTGGAGGACATCATCCTCGCGCTGGCCGAGAACGCGGACGACCCGGGCCCGCACCTGTACGAGGGACTGCTGCGCTTCCACCAGGGGGACCTGGACGGGGCGGACCGCCATTTCCGCGAGGTGCTGGAGTCGGACAGCAACAACGCGGGCGCCATGGCGTACCGGGCGCTCATCGCCCTCCAGCGAGGCAATGCGTCGGAGGCCCGTGCGCTGGCGGCGCGCGCCGTGTCGGCGGGGCGGCAGCTGCCCGTGGCGCACCTGGCGCAGGGATTGGTGCTGGCGGAGGCGAAGCAGGTGGAGCCGGCCAAGCGCTCCTTGCGCGAGGCGCTGGGCCTGTCTCCCACGTTGTTGTCGGCCAAGGCGCGGCTCGCG
This window contains:
- a CDS encoding MerR family transcriptional regulator, with protein sequence MEPMDLLDPDEIARIERENAGGLPASAILEIFRPRGVRLSEATFRKYVQAGLLPRSRRVGRKGKHQGSLGLYPVEAVRRINVIKRMMAEGHTLEDIKKSFVFHRNHIDQVERDLGGLLDGLQGELGERAFGGEHRRSLEAELATLRQRAQDLVRDVARLGSAVTAREDESMSSQ
- a CDS encoding sigma factor-like helix-turn-helix DNA-binding protein, with product MSEVKQVEEGGDQAQEDLAQERRRSKTMSRKEMARDLRRRRLTGQVDPEEADLLKQMDDTRPRTRADCVNGPRPCQFVSCKHNLYLDVNPETGSIKLNFPDKEIWELEHTCALDVAEKGGITLEEVGEIMNLTRERIRQVETRGLMKLREATEAEPPVSARKP
- the purH gene encoding bifunctional phosphoribosylaminoimidazolecarboxamide formyltransferase/IMP cyclohydrolase: MLALLSVSDKRGLVPFAQGLVHLGFRLLSTGGTLEALKGAGIPATQVSEHTKSPEILGGRVKTLHPRIHGGILGRLELDADREEMKAHGIEPISLVAVNLYPFRQTVSSGAAEAEVIEQIDIGGPAMVRASAKNFRHVAVVVDPDDYPAVLAELEQQKAVGESTRRKLMRKAFAHTAAYDASISAWLSAQAAEPFPGELSLSFRKAQDLRYGENPHQRGAFYREHSAPSEPTVGFAKVLQGKELSYNNILDLDAALGLVLEFPERPTAVIIKHNTPCGVAVDDALVKAYRTARAVDEISAFGGIVALNREVDESTAQAMAETFLEAVIAPSYSPAALQVLAAKKNLRLLEAGPALASPTARPRAQLDGRSVSGGLLLMDRDAVEPELSWKVVSKRSPTPDEERALRFAWKVCKHVKSNAIVFSSGSQLLAQGGGQTNRVDSVRIAMQRGGEALKGSAVASDAFFPFRDGLDEAARAGATCVIHPGGSVRDAEVIAAADEHGMAMVVTGVRHFRH
- a CDS encoding zinc-ribbon domain-containing protein — translated: MRIVCQKCAAAYAIDDRLITAKGVRAQCPRCRNLQLVRRDSSAVPSGDAPAAAPRPASSAPPVADDLFAELGGPAAAAPTEVSSTHGRAAKPAADLFADFGAPPPAASADPFASVGDSPSSGSGDPLLDFLGPAPTAPPAPVARMSPGPGAVPVSVMPPTAAAPTPSRAAAPAPAAAAPKSATMGCRTCGKSLLDPFDQALGICDGCRQRESAGGAAKAAAPTPTPAPAASADFLPPLSAPEEGAGESLELASRTSPAPALASEPRSNPRVAPARVASGVRSGSAEKQGASGSSGGRWALVGGLVLLVAGSGVAGFFYLKHQEEQRLRAAAPPPVAAIPEAVQQVLPRWKLKYLMLEGTSQERLSEGQAQLARDERFAYAEAEESFQQALLLDPRSDEAISGYTQALALGRGPGLDDASFAEASSLVEAAEVRAGRTPALLLAHANLLLTRFRQEEPLKRAKELAEESLANAQATAAQKAEAHLVLGRVYLSSSGALAHQHFDSAQKLAPELKRIQYYRALAHESAGEYRLALETLRKRLAADPRDWDSLATTSRIYQEVGEPDEARKLYEARVKADPDELRALLPLAVLRYQSEGTPAVGVRELRALLKSRERYGQRDVAEVLVHLAAAERALGNNDAALKAAEEALGLSADLPEAHLQVFLVALEQRDAAKARKHLSGIQGWLGDRALEAVLEGRVLLLEKKPAQALERFTEASTRDDRRLDAQLLAGVAAAGAKRREDAFRVLNQALRADPLRLEPRALVTRFWMRPSDTVRGVEDIILALAENADDPGPHLYEGLLRFHQGDLDGADRHFREVLESDSNNAGAMAYRALIALQRGNASEARALAARAVSAGRQLPVAHLAQGLVLAEAKQVEPAKRSLREALGLSPTLLSAKARLAQLEVPQRRADARAQLVSVVGLDPAYLPAKRMLYLLER